Below is a window of Malania oleifera isolate guangnan ecotype guangnan chromosome 1, ASM2987363v1, whole genome shotgun sequence DNA.
CCAACCCAACCTCATTAAGATATTTGCACTTGACCACATCCCCCCACCaccaaaacaaaagaaaaaacaactaaaaaacacacacacaatacacaaAATATCTTCTCATGCAATGTGAAAAAGGACCCAGACCCAATCCCAACACATCCCAATTCCTCCTATGCACAGCATGCAAGTGAAAAGCAAAGGATGAGTGAGGGCAATTATCACGTAGCTATTTTAATTTTGGAAAAAGCCATCGAGGCCGGCCCCCCTTCCCCTTTCAGAGTTTCATGCACCTTTCGTTTACAAAttacaattaataataatatagagaAAGGAGGGGGTGTGGGGCTGGGGTTGATAAGGGCCATTAATTTTATGGACTTCGTACTACACACTGAGGCCTGCTTTGCTTGCTTTATTCCGTGTGATCAGCCACTCGTTCTTTCAACTGCAGAAAGCATTTCCAACCGTTCATTCCCCCCAAGAGTCACAGACACATCAATCGCCAACCCACGCCCACCGCAGAGCATTCTTCCTCTCTATCTATATTCCGCCCTATGTACTTCACACTCGCTAAATTATCCCACCACTGATGCATAGGGGTCCtattcctttaaaaaataaaaacagaacCTTTCTTAAATGATAAAAATCATGACATTGACATTTCTTTAAAGACCCAAGAACCAATCAGGCGccaaatgaaatgaaaacattTTCACTCACCCATTCACATATCCTTACAATAGATAAAATCAAATGTAAAATCTTGAAATCACTAAAACCCAATCTTTACCTTCTAAAAATTTAATCATTATGATAAAATTTTCAATCAAAAAACGTGCAAGTCTCATGTAGCCAACTAGCTTGTAAAATTTTTCAGGCTCTTGAAAGAAAGTGAAGCCACAAGAATATAACAACACATTCCTTAATAAATCCTCGGCATTTACTCAATGTGTGTTTAACAATTTACCACACAATTAATGCGTTTAGATTCGTTAGAAAATCTGTTAAAATCTCAAAGACCACACATAAATATCGGCTCATACTCGAATATATTAAAAAACGGTAACATTAAATAATGTTGAAAACGAACCCTATCTTTCCTTTTTTACAAGCTTTAATTTCATTAATCAATTGATTAGAAGGATATAAAAGAAACAACAGCTCAAGCCGTACGATCATGAACCGTAGAGTCGGTGGGAAGGAGATCGACGGCTGTGGGATCCCTGCTCAGAGTGCGGATCCCGACGATCGTCGCAGAGGCGTCGTCATCATCCGCGATCCTTCTCTCCTGCAATCTCTTCAGCGAGCTAATGATAGCCGTCGGCGTCGACTCCGCTTCATCGCGATTGCGATGGTTCTCTGATCGGCTCTGGTCATTGATTCTTCGCTGTTTGGATGGTCTGAGGGAGCTCAACGAGGTCGCTTCATCGTCGCTCGATGCTTTGTGAGCCATCGCCATTGAAGTAGCGTTGTGGTTGCGCAGACTAGAGGAACAGCCAATGTCGTCCTGCGGGGATGGGATACTCGTAGCGTTAGACCTTAAAACGACACTTTAATATCATCAGCTAGGTTGCCGAGAAAATGGAGGAGAAATAACGAAAATGGATTTTGGGATTTAACGGACTCTTACTACTTTTATCTTCACGAAAACGAAGATAACAGTATGAGTGGAGCATGAACTTCCTTTTCTGATAATTTATCAGAAACAAAAAGAATTGAAAGTTCACTATACAGCAGAGACCACGGATAGCTATTAGCACCGACAAAGACACAAATATCTTACCATAAAATCCCTAAATCGAGCAGATGCAAGCTTTTAATTAACCAAAAAAATCAACGATTAAATGCAAACACGAGAAACAGAGTGCAGCGTTTCGGGTGAAAAAGTGATGCGAGATGATGACGCTTTGCTCAACGGATCCGACCTACTCAGTCGGATCACGGACAACAACGAAAAATAAAGCGGAGGAACGGAATGAATATACGTACATCAGAATCGAGATGCGCATTCTCGCGTATTCGCTTGAATGAGGAAACTCCGCCGCCACCGGCGCGGGAGAAACCGCAGGAAGAGTCTTCTTCGCTACTGGAAGAACTCGCGGAGGGAGGCGGCGTGGTAGAAATCGACAATGGAACCACCTGATTCTCCCCGTCCTCATCCTCTTCTTCCTCATCACAATCATCACcgtcatcatcatcaccaccaccatcaccatcaccatcgTCATCCTCGTCCTCATCCTCCTCCTCACCACCATCATTATAAACATCATTACCCTCATCACTCCTTCCCCCACTTTCCAGCCCTCCGTTCCACTTCGTCGAACAACGCTCGCACACGGAGATCGTGGGGCCAAGTTTCGCGCCGGCCGCGGTCCACGGCGTCGGAGCTTGGCACACATGGCAGAGCAGACACCTGGAGTGCCTCGCCACCAAGAAGTTGGCACGGTGAACCTTCTCGTCGCAGTCCCAGCACAGGCTCGCCTGGTCCGCCTCGCAGAACATTCTCGCCGGAAACCTGCAAAGCTCGCACCCCTTCATTCTCGCCGCAGCCCCGTCACAAGCAGCGAAGATGGAAGGAAAAAGGAGTGCAACTTGGAGGACTTTATGGGAACAACCCTGATTTCCCGCAAATTTACGGGGTCCTCTTGGACACTTCACCCGATGGTAGGGGCAGTATTGTCATTTCGTGCTCTGCACAAGATAAAATATCCTACCGGCTCCCCCATAGTCGTCGCTTCTTCAAAACGACTTCTCGCTCTCTCCCCTCCCTGCAGTCAGTTCTCTCTACGACCCCTGAACCGCTCCTTTTGCGCCACCAGTCGTCCTCATTATGGGAAATGATACCTTGCGGGCCTCGCACTCTTTGCTGGGGATTTTTTTATGGTTGAGCCATGACGTGTCACGTACTGCGGATTCTAACCGTTCCTACGTGGAGTGCCGCGGACCACAAGCGGCAGGAACACGTGAAGCCCACCTGCAGATGATTAAAAATCCGACGTGGTGGGCCGGGCCCTCCTGAAGTCTGGTCACCTACGCCTAGGCTTTCGGCGCTTTATATTTTTCTAATGCAATCTCTTTAAAACAAACCAAATATTTTTATCCAAACTTGCCAAGGATAGCACTGATTggtgtattttttaaattaataagtaTTTCATCAATTCATCAATGTACATTTTGTTCGTTTATCATATTATTTAGTATTGTATAACATTTACTTAAAATCTTTATTACTGAAGTGGATTTGTGAGTTTTCTGTGGAGGGCAGGGGAGATTTTTTAGGTTATGTATTTTAGAATTTCAACAAAAAGTTACGAAAATatcaagaataaaaaataaaaaaagagtagCTCCATGCACAAAGCTCCTACGTATGTGAGGTCTTAAAAAGGAGTGGACCACAATGGGTTTATAGTACACAATCTTACCGTACATTTTTACAAAAGTCTGTTTACACATCTCAAACTCGTGATATTCAAGTCATACGACAACAACCTTATTGTTAAACTTAAACTTCATTTCAAgaaaatatcaaaaatatttactaatattATTTTGCTATGTTCCCCGTGCATATATTTTTTATGTTACATTGTAGTATAATGCGCTTTAAATTGTGGTACGTATTGGTTATAATTTAGTGATTCAATTCTACCTCCCATGCTTAGCACTCATGCACAATATTATTACTTTGTATACTTAAATATTTATCATGTGGAAGTATTCTTTGTTACTAAACATATATTTTGTTATTCATATTGTTTAGGGTGTAAGCTATTTTTCTTTTAAAGTGAACCCTATTGTTGCTATCCAGAAACACACTACCTCACACACTACTTCAATTGCTTCGCCCTTCAACCATGATCACCTGAgaagaattaaataaaaatggtttGGAGGACTGtggtgtactccgagggatcactcTAAAGCCTAAGTTAAAGATGGGGAGACTCATATTATAACAATAAATGTGAATGAaaaagaatgagatgcttacctcctcctAAGATCCCTTTCTTATAATGACGAGGGCAAACATTTCCTCAACTTGACATTTATAAGGTACCATTATGTCTAGAGAGGGATTACAAGAAACTCATAGGTTGCTAATAACTCATGGGCCGTTAGGTAAGCTATCAATTGCAGCCCTCATAACTGCACTAGGGATTATTGATTGTTAAGTGGGAGTTACGCGAGATACCCAATGCCACCCAAGGCCAACCTTGTGGCTCCCTGCCTCCATGGGCATATTTGTCAAATTTTAGCGTACTAGTTTTGATTGTATcagtccccccccccccggcaAATACTCTTGAATATTCGAGGCAATTTTTCCTTTATTCGAGAGTAATAACTTGAACCAGTCCATTAAACAACCCATAAGAGAGCCCAACCATACTCGAGGTTCATTCAATAACAGTAAATGTGAATGAgaaagaatgagatgcttacctccccATAGCCGAGACTCATCAAATGAGTCGAGGTTTTTGCCATCTTCCGACTACTGACAAAGTACCCAACAAACTGCTACTTCATTTCAAGAAAGGAGCCATTGgatctaggttttagggtttgataCCACGCCTTGGCGTTTCTTTTTAGAGCGGCTTCAAATGTTCAACACATGATTATATTAAGCACACCTTGTAGCTACATCAACACCCAAAagatgtttaattttttaataaagttttttgaatttttcctccaacattttttttttttgtaagaaaaaaataaaatatattaaaatcttCTATAGTGATCGaataattatgaaaaattaagcatgacttaaattaattaattaaaataaaaaaaatcatgtacCTTGATTGACCCCGTGATGTGTAGATGAGCTTAACACCACTCTTGAATTCAATGAAATTGACTTGGGTTTGTACGTAACTTTGATCTTTACCCTCTCATATGCATGCATGTAGGTGTAAAATTTTATTAGAGAAATAAAACTTAAGTAAACAAAAATGTTGATGTTGTCCTTAATTGAGACAGCTACATGTTCATTCTAATGCCACTAATATGTTAGAAAATAGCATTTTGTTGGCACATTAATTTCAATAAttagagttttaaatttttatagaATATACTTTTGCATCCCAACTTTAAAAGTGATTAGACATGAATATGAAATTGCAAAATTTTGAATGTTCAGTTAAAGTTTAATAGAATTTCAAAGGATTAAGAAAAAGAGTAAGAAATTATTAAAATCACTTTTTTGatttgaaataaaataagaagGTATCATACATgtggccctttttttttttttttttttatgaccaGAAGCTTGGGGTGGCTAGAGCTCTTTGCACCCTTACCTCATTGCCAAATTTTGGTTGAACTATCCACGTTCGTTTTAATTTAGCACTGAATAAAAGTGAACAATCGAATGCATGATCTCTTTCAATCTCAATGTCGAGGTGTGATATAAtggcaggttttatatgaaataataacaGTGAGAATATAGTACAGTTTTTACtacttaaattacatgatatggtTTAAAAACCCTGAGGACTAGTTGTGTTGTGAGCACGGTGCCGTTGCTAGGGAATTGTTTGGCTAGGTGCACCCACattgtagtggaagtgtagggggGTTTCAGCTGATTGACCTGTGAAGAGTTGTTGTACCTTTCCTGGGGTCCGGACTAGGAAGTGGTAAGACAATCGGATCTGCAAATGAACTTGTAGATGCCTGCAGacgtacttgcagatggttactttaaTTTAGTTTTGGTTGATTACCCAGGCTatgtccagccttcgggtcgcacaacccgtcatgggggttaatcatGTCGTTAGTCCGAAGGGGtgtcttctacgcatatatgtgaatgTATGTAAATGGTATTATCTATTTAGCGAACTGGTTTATACTGTGGAAGTAAATAcatattttcaactgtataggtgtgagtacattGTACAAATGCTGTTTTGGTTAAAAGGATGAGGGGATGTTTTCAGCTTGTACTAAAACTCACGTTGGCCACACTGTAACGACcgacctattttaccataatcatcatttttttttttccgtaatatcatttaatataataatcatgttATCATGTTCAGCTGttaaaacataatcaacttggacctatgggtatcagggatatacctgaaatacaactctgatacctaagcagcagaaaacgtAATTTTACAAACATATCTGTAAAGACCCAAAACCGTAATaagttgggttcgtcgacgaaggagtcaCTTCCGTCTTCGAAATCCTTCAGAACCTCGtggacgaaattcagagccttgtcgacgagtaaATACAAAGCGAGTCAAAGAAATATCTGGAATTGGGCTTGGCGACGAaggaatggcttcgtcgacgagctgtgtggcatattcgtcaacgaagacgccacctcgtcaacgagtttgactcagtcaaaggccctataaatatccatttttgttgcttagaagctaagtttcttcccaaagctctctctctctctctctctctctctctctctctctctctaagattcctcGCCGTTCGACATCCATTTCTAAAAATGGAAGTTCCTGCATGGAtcaaaggaggaagttctacaactttagtggaTCAGATCATTGTTTTTacgatttttgggttttcccaaaaatcgaggtaaggatctgatttcaatttcgattgaatatttggatagtagtcaaaattatagattatgttctgtggtttttaggtttttaggATCCCAGGTTGTTAGTTTGGATCATTTCCGTACTTAGTTttgtttcaagtttaaggtaaggggaatttgattacaacatcatttttggaaaactaaatcgctaaaaagttaggttatgcttatatgtatgatttaactatttatttgctaaattctaccaagtagaaatgccggttttacgatttttcgatttttggtaaaaacgaggattttggcgtatgatctccaaattttacgaaaattacttatttgcaattatactgtagtaggagatgcttgaatcctttactttttcatttaaatAGTGTTTACTGGATTCTTTATCATTTAGcagatttttggattaaactcgtgtgatatatgttgaaatggaaaggtatgaattttctatactatgtatatgagatatgggaactgaaTTTCCATTTTGCTATACTAAAATGTGGAAAAATAGAGGCCGgttatacaccgagctgtatctgtaaaaagggtaaaccgagcgGATGTCTGTCGGTTTATAGCCAATGTGATGATCTGAATTTGTGAATATACTGAAATTGCACaagttactatattttgttataaattgtatatatgatactggaaccacatcTTGCTACCAAAATAAGTTGAAAAAAAACTTCAGTGAAGAAGTTGAAAAAACttcagtgatggggttgaaaaatactctaaactattataagcacgGTTCCGATGCTGgtagtacagtgcaaccacacatgaggGATCAGTGTGGGTACTTAAGATAGTCGACCTGCGTAGAGTTAGTAAGCtgttggtaaaaataaaccaggggatggtcggactataaaagatgctcggctttgtctgTACGAATAGGACACTGtcagagatatcagtgcacaacccgtgccacgggggtaAACAGacaaattgtcataccaagctggtagttgttctaatattcatgtgcatgatttaaatacttgaatgtgcagaaaaatcctatatgttacagtattataaagaAATGTTCCATACATAtaagtttttatgaaaatatgcatatatgctgtcacacactgttgtaacaccttcttccttactaagaagtgtctcaccctattatacaacatttgttttcaagtccatcagtAAGTCAGTCCTAGTAACTAAAGGGACTGAGGGattgtttttggtttagcttacgtaagcgttcaaatcatgtattaaacttagatgaagttcctttttggagggttgtaataacaggtTATATTTTATGTCTGGATTTATGCACTTGAGGAtgtaatagtaaactctggtataagtctagcagaaattccaatgaatgtttatgtttttccgcaacatttacattgtagTTATGTATAGTTTACACCCATATATTCCTGTTTAGGGCGTGTTgtttatgtatcttgaacaggtataggtattttgtatttgggttaacggtgctggtccgtataaagggttggGTCGTTAAAATatcatacaaccaaccacaataccagagctctactaaaattgttatatatatatatatatacaatcatccatcaaaagatcaaaaagtaacctagggtcacttcccaaaaataaatctaaccctaactcaacaactcacccttttaATAGGGTAGCTCAATCGGACTCTACTGTCGCgaagctctatctgctcctctacctgaatttcctgaaatgtttatatagttgaggtgagacacctctcgctaagagaaataaactattatcagtgtgtggcgttatgagtattttcatgttatacatataaacagtataataagcatGTTTGGTAGaaaaaacatgatttgtcaaatcataataaagcatactagatttctatacatgaaaatcatcttatataactgtacaatactgaggTGATtcctaggatggatagctagctgatgtcatgtcttacccccacatgactaggttgtgcagttAGAAGGTAGGACCTAGCAATTTCAGTCATGACTTGTTGAGCCACGATACGcagtactgcatctgaatcaccacccacaGCGCCCGAAGGTCCAataccctcattaccactagcatgggcgctaTTACCTCCAAGCTCCATCCTGAAAAGGCAATAAACTTAGCTTAGAACCCTATTatcataacatatcatctaactagtatattatatccttaactaatccATTACCCCTTATCTTGATTCAaagttcaatcttgcaacctagatacccaacccgtcaatagttta
It encodes the following:
- the LOC131156375 gene encoding zinc finger protein CONSTANS-LIKE 2, which encodes MKGCELCRFPARMFCEADQASLCWDCDEKVHRANFLVARHSRCLLCHVCQAPTPWTAAGAKLGPTISVCERCSTKWNGGLESGGRSDEGNDVYNDGGEEEDEDEDDDGDGDGGGDDDDGDDCDEEEEDEDGENQVVPLSISTTPPPSASSSSSEEDSSCGFSRAGGGGVSSFKRIRENAHLDSDDDIGCSSSLRNHNATSMAMAHKASSDDEATSLSSLRPSKQRRINDQSRSENHRNRDEAESTPTAIISSLKRLQERRIADDDDASATIVGIRTLSRDPTAVDLLPTDSTVHDRTA